CCCAATTCGCCCCAGTGGTTCAACACCGGCCTGCACTACGCCTACGGCATCTCAGGCCCGGCCCAGGGCCACAGCTTCGTCAATCCCCTCACCGGGCAGATGGAGAAATCCACCTCCGCCTACGAGCGCCCCCAGCCTCACGCCTGCTTCATCCAGAGCGTGGCCGACGACCTCGTCAACGAGGGCGGCATCATGGACCTGTGGACCCGCGAGGCCCGCATCTTCAAGTACGGCTCCGGCACCGGCACCAACTTCTCCAAGGTGCGCGGCTCCGAGGAACCCCTCTCCGGCGGCGGCCGCAGCTCGGGCCTGATGAGCTTCCTGGCCGTGGGCGACCGCGCCGCGGGTGCCATCAAGAGCGGCGGCACCACGCGCCGTGCCGCCAAGATGGTCTGCCTCGACCTCGACCATCCCGACATCGAAGCCTTCATCGACTGGAAGGTCACGGAAGAGCGCAAGGTGGCCATGATCGCCGCGGGTAGCGCTGTGGTGCGCCGCCATTGGGACGCCATCTGCAAATCCGTGGAGGGCTCCACCACCAAGGATGCCGATCCACTCACCAACGAAGCGCTCCGCAAGGCCCTGGCCCGCGCCAAGCGCGAGGGCGTGCCTGCAGCGTTCCTGACCCAGTGCCTGGGCCGCCTGGCCGAGGGTGATTTCGCCCGTGACCTGCAGGGCTACGACACGTCCTGGGATGGCGAAGGCTACCTCACCGTGGGCGGCATGAACTCCAACAACTCAGTGCGCGTGCCCGACGCTTTCATGCGCGCCCTCGAGATGGACGGCGACTGGGAACTGAAGCGCCGCATCGACGGGAAGGCCTGCAAGAAGCTGCGCGCCAAAGATCTCTGGGAGAAGGTGAACCGCGCCGCCTGGGCTTGCGCCGACCCCGGCATCCAGTTCAACACCACCATCAATGACTGGCACACCTGCCCCGAAGACGGCCCCATCAACGCGAGCAATCCCTGCTCCGAGTACATGTTCCTGGATGACACGGCCTGCAACCTGGCCTCGCTGAATCTCTGCACCTTCCTCACGGAAGATGGCGGGTTCGACCTGACGGGCTACCGCCATGCCATCCGCCTCTGGACGGTGGTGCTGGAAATCAGCGTGCTCATGGCCCAGTTCCCCAGCGATTCCATCGCCAAGCTCAGCTATGAGTTCCGCACCCTGGGCCTGGGCTACGCCAACCTCGGCGCCATGCTCATGCGCATGGGCATCCCCTATGACAGCGTGGAGGGCACCCAGTGGTGCGCTTCGCTGACCGCCATCCTCACGGGCGACGCCTACGCCGCCAGCGCCGAGATGGCACGGGAGCTGGGCCCCTTCCCCGGCTACCAGAAGAACGCCCAGCACATGCTGCGGGTCATCCGCAACCACCGCCGGGCCGCCTACAACGCGCCTGCCTCCGAATACGAGCAGCTCTCCATCCGCCCCCAGGGCCTGCATGGTGCAGGCGTGCCCAAGCGCATCACCGATGCGGCCCGCGAAAGCTGGGACACGGCCCTCACCTACGGCGAGCAGTGGGGCTACCGCAACGCCCAGGTGAGTGTGCTGGCCCCCACGGGCACCATCGGCCTGCTCATGGACTGTGACACCACGGGCGTCGAGCCCGACTTCGCCCTGGTGAAGTTCAAGAAACTGGCGGGCGGCGGCTACTTCAAGCTGGTGAACCGCGCCATTCCCGAGGCCATGGCCCGCCTGGGCTACACGCCGGATCAGATCCACGACATCGAGCGCCACGTGGTGGGCTGGCTGCAGATCACCGAGGAGACCCCCGGCATCACCCGCAGCATGCTCAAGGGCGCGGGCTGGGCCGAGGAGGAGATCGCCCTGGTGGAGCAGAAACTCCCCACGGCCTTCGACCCCGCCTTCGCCATCGACACCGACCGCCTGAAGAAGGATTTCAGCGCCGAGCAGGTGGAAACCTTCCTGCTGGCCCTCAGCGGCACCATGACCGTGGAAGGTGCGCCGCACCTCAAGGATGAGCATCTGCCCATCTTTGACTGCGCCAACCGCTGCGGCCGCACGGGCAAGCGCTACATCGCCCCCATGGGCCACCTGCGCATGATGGGTGCCGCCCAGCCCTTCCTCAGCGGGGCCATCAGCAAGACCATCAACCTGCCCGCCGAGGCCACCGTGCCGGAGATCGGCGGCATTTATGAAGCCAGCTGGCAGCTCATGCTGAAGGCGGTGGCCCTCTACCGCGATGGCTCCAAGATGAGCCAGGCCATGGCCACCAACCTGGATCTGCTGGATGGCGCGGACACCCTGCTGGACGACTCCGCCACCGCCACCGAGAAGGCCCCGGCCGTGGCCCAGGCCCTCACGCAGCAGCTGGTGCGCACCTACCGCCGCCGCATGCCCAACCGCCGCGGCGGCTACACCCAGAGCGCCACCATCGGCGGCACCAAGCTCTACCTCCGCACCGGTGAATACGAGGACGGCAGCCTCGGCGAGATCTTCCTCGACATCCACCGCGAAGGCGCCGCCCTGCGCGCCATCCTCAACTGCTTCGCCATCGCCGTGAGCATGGGCCTGCAGCACGGCGTGCCCCTGGAAGAGTTCTGCGACGCCTTCCTGTTCACGCGCTTCGAGCCCGGCGGCATGGTGGCTGGCAGTGACACCATCAAGCTGAGCACCAGCCTCATCGACTTTGTGTTCCGCGAACTGGCCATCAGCTACCTGGGCCGCTACGACCTGGCCCACGTGGATCCCGAGCAGCTCATCAACGCCACCACGGGCCTGCGTCCCGGCAGCCAGGCGCCCAACCTCGTGGCCGCCATGCCCGCGCTGCCTACGGGCACGCCCCTGCCCTTCCCCGAGGGGCCAGTGGCTGGCGCCTCAGCCTCGCCCGCGCCCGAGCCCGTGCTCGTGGGCACAACGGGGGGCCGGGCCACGGTCAGCGCCGCGCAGGCCGCCCGCGAGAAGGGCTACACCGGCGACCCCTGCCCCGAATGCGGCCACCTCACCCTGGTGCGCAACGGCGCCTGCATGAAGTGCCAGACCTGCGGCGCCACCACGGGCTGCAGCTAACGGCCATCGAAACCCATTGAGTGCAAAAGGGCGGGAGTCATCCCGCCCTTTTCATCTGTGTTCATCCGCGTTTATCCGTGGCTCATCTTTCCTTCTCGTCGGAAGATGAAGCCATGCCTGACCCCCTGGATCCCACCACCCTCGACCTCGGCTCCGATCCCGAGCTGGGTCCTCTGCTGTCGGCCCATCCCGACATCGAGCCCCTGCGCTTCCGCGACGGGGAGCGGCTGGTGGTGGAGGGGGAGGATTCCCAGGATCTCTACATCCTGCTGAGGGGCGCCCTGGTGGTGGAGAAGGTCCTGCCCGATGGCACCCAGCGCCCTCTGGCCCAGTTGGAGTGTCGACCGCAGGCCCCGGTCATCATCGGTGAGATGGCCTATTTCGGAGCCCAGCGCCGCACGGCCACGGTGCGCGCCGTGGGCAGCTGCCAAGCCCTGCACCTGAAGCCGAGCCACCTGGATGCCATCATGGCGGGCTTCCCAGGGCTCACCCGCATCCTCTGCCGCCAGTTCACGGCCCGGCTCTCGGAGGCCAATCAAGAGCTGCGCGATCTGAGGGCCCGCTTCGATCTGGCCGCCCATCCGCGCATGGCCCAGCCCGGCGAAGTGCTCCTGGAAACAGGTGAGCCCGCCCACGCCCTATTCCAACTCACGATGGGCTCCGT
This sequence is a window from Geothrix sp. PMB-07. Protein-coding genes within it:
- a CDS encoding adenosylcobalamin-dependent ribonucleoside-diphosphate reductase gives rise to the protein MKIARHFTKAGHDPLEGIPFVPRTSRISKLDGTVVFEAKDVMVPETWSQVAVDILAQKYFRRKGIDANNGGEKDARQVFHRLAGCWRHWGETHSYFDSAEDAQAFYDELTYMLANQMCAPNSPQWFNTGLHYAYGISGPAQGHSFVNPLTGQMEKSTSAYERPQPHACFIQSVADDLVNEGGIMDLWTREARIFKYGSGTGTNFSKVRGSEEPLSGGGRSSGLMSFLAVGDRAAGAIKSGGTTRRAAKMVCLDLDHPDIEAFIDWKVTEERKVAMIAAGSAVVRRHWDAICKSVEGSTTKDADPLTNEALRKALARAKREGVPAAFLTQCLGRLAEGDFARDLQGYDTSWDGEGYLTVGGMNSNNSVRVPDAFMRALEMDGDWELKRRIDGKACKKLRAKDLWEKVNRAAWACADPGIQFNTTINDWHTCPEDGPINASNPCSEYMFLDDTACNLASLNLCTFLTEDGGFDLTGYRHAIRLWTVVLEISVLMAQFPSDSIAKLSYEFRTLGLGYANLGAMLMRMGIPYDSVEGTQWCASLTAILTGDAYAASAEMARELGPFPGYQKNAQHMLRVIRNHRRAAYNAPASEYEQLSIRPQGLHGAGVPKRITDAARESWDTALTYGEQWGYRNAQVSVLAPTGTIGLLMDCDTTGVEPDFALVKFKKLAGGGYFKLVNRAIPEAMARLGYTPDQIHDIERHVVGWLQITEETPGITRSMLKGAGWAEEEIALVEQKLPTAFDPAFAIDTDRLKKDFSAEQVETFLLALSGTMTVEGAPHLKDEHLPIFDCANRCGRTGKRYIAPMGHLRMMGAAQPFLSGAISKTINLPAEATVPEIGGIYEASWQLMLKAVALYRDGSKMSQAMATNLDLLDGADTLLDDSATATEKAPAVAQALTQQLVRTYRRRMPNRRGGYTQSATIGGTKLYLRTGEYEDGSLGEIFLDIHREGAALRAILNCFAIAVSMGLQHGVPLEEFCDAFLFTRFEPGGMVAGSDTIKLSTSLIDFVFRELAISYLGRYDLAHVDPEQLINATTGLRPGSQAPNLVAAMPALPTGTPLPFPEGPVAGASASPAPEPVLVGTTGGRATVSAAQAAREKGYTGDPCPECGHLTLVRNGACMKCQTCGATTGCS
- a CDS encoding Crp/Fnr family transcriptional regulator; this encodes MPDPLDPTTLDLGSDPELGPLLSAHPDIEPLRFRDGERLVVEGEDSQDLYILLRGALVVEKVLPDGTQRPLAQLECRPQAPVIIGEMAYFGAQRRTATVRAVGSCQALHLKPSHLDAIMAGFPGLTRILCRQFTARLSEANQELRDLRARFDLAAHPRMAQPGEVLLETGEPAHALFQLTMGSVRVDEGMTSRVVRAEDLPEGFLGLEAFLRGIPHPFTATVEEPCFLAVIEAERREAFLRSYPGLVIRLLQS